The sequence below is a genomic window from Candidatus Zixiibacteriota bacterium.
GCGTCAAACGGACCATAATAATTGCCAACACCAGCATGGTCGCGGCCAATAATCATATGTGAACAGCCGAAATTCTGACGGAATAATGCATGCAGCAAGCCTTCACGAGGACCGGCATAACGCATATCGAGAGGATAGCCGCCGGTGAGGACGCGGTTTTTATCGAAATAATTCTCAACCAGCGTGTTAATACAGTTGACACGAACATCAGCCGGAATATCGCCGGGTTTTAACTTGCCGACTAACTGATGAATAAAAATGCCATCACTGACTTCAACAGCGATTTTGGCGAGATATTCATGCGAACGGTGCATCGGGTTGCGAAGCTGCAGCGCGGCAACCGTTTTCCAGCCTCTTTCCTCGAAAACTTTGCGGCTTTCGGCGGGACGCATATAGATGTCGGCGAATTCTTTCGGGAAATAGCTTTCAGACAAAACCTTCACAGGACCGGCAATGTTCCAGGCTTTCTGAGCCATTACCACTTTTACGCCCGGATGTTCGGAATCGGTGGTTGTGAAAACGTTTTGGCATTCAAATTCCTTATCAATCTGATACGATTCGGTTACCTTCATCGTGCCCATAATTTCCTGCGTTTCGCCGGAAATAAGGCATATCTCGGTACCGGGATCGATTTTTTCACCATGAGATAACGTAACCGGAATAGGCCAGAATATGCCATTAGACATCTTCATGTCTTTGCAAACACCTTCCCAATCAGCTTTACCCATAAAACCATCAAGCGGCGTAAAACCGCCAATACCCATCATAATAAGGTCGCC
It includes:
- the sat gene encoding sulfate adenylyltransferase; its protein translation is MAKSNLVSPHGSDTLKILLLEGKEQAEELKKAESLPKVVMTTRETGDLIMMGIGGFTPLDGFMGKADWEGVCKDMKMSNGIFWPIPVTLSHGEKIDPGTEICLISGETQEIMGTMKVTESYQIDKEFECQNVFTTTDSEHPGVKVVMAQKAWNIAGPVKVLSESYFPKEFADIYMRPAESRKVFEERGWKTVAALQLRNPMHRSHEYLAKIAVEVSDGIFIHQLVGKLKPGDIPADVRVNCINTLVENYFDKNRVLTGGYPLDMRYAGPREGLLHALFRQNFGCSHMIIGRDHAGVGNYYGPFDAQDIFHKLWDGALECKMLPIDWTFWCYKCGGMASMKTCPHGKEDRLFLSGTALRKSLSEGGEIPAEFSRPEVLAILREYYAGIKDEDKVEVKLHGHATGDAKVDRKKK